TTAAGTGGTCTTCCATACTCCATtttcaagtttcaatatttAAGCTTGTTttcaataaaacatgattagtaagttgagactttcatacttgaaagagttccttacaacaatcatcatgcaaatcttcaaaaaaactcaaattatgAAAGTTCAATGATGTTTGAAGAAGTGCAATCCCTTCTTCAAACTAGAACTCATGAACCATTAAGTTTCATGTTCAAAAatgcaatttcaatattcaagttcaatgatgtttaaatgagaGCAATTTCTCATTAAATTAGAACCAATTCAAGTCATGGAGAATATTAAAGATGAGACTTTTTAGCATAAAAGTTCTAATATTTAAGAATTTAGCCTCTTAATTTGaacattcaagttctatattcaagctcaagttcaatattcaagatttatttcaatattcaaataCACATTTTGATGATACTTTTTGGTGAATAACCTCATTTCAAAGTTAGATTCTTCCCAATTTGAATCCACGAGGGGCCAAGTCATACTTGAACAAGTGTCTCTCGTTTGGATTTCCAATATCATTCATACAATTTctattatgcaatttcaatactttatttttttactttattgcttatttcaatatcgcacctttaaaTTTCGCACCTTTGTTATTCGTTTGGTTTACACCTAGtcctttctaggtggtgatgtataaTCTTTAAATTCTCGGACtctattttctattgtgatgttttgCTCTATTTGTTATTGatttcatcacctaacatgctaaatcAATAATCTACACGTTCTAATCACGCTTAAGAAAGATAATTTTTAGAAAACCGGACTAGATTCTCTCAAATTGGACTTAAAAGCAAAGTGATGACGTACAAATTAGCAATTTCAATGTTCTAAAAATTCTCACCAACCCTAAACTTATTGTCTTGATAAGGATTATGAACGAAAATGATCATTGTCTTGTTTGAACCAACTTGTCAAATCTTCCAGAATAAGTGTCTTGTTCCCTTATCCAAACTTCAAAACGGTTTCAAGTCCTATTCTATTCCAAGTCATTTGGTCTTTTCAAACCGGACCCATAAACTTGTTTGGTGGCCACTCCGTCAGAACCCAATATTCATTAGTCGGAGTGGCAATTTCTAATGTATTTTGCGTAATTTGGATTCCGATTTTCAAAATGTTCAAACCAATTAAAGTCATTAGTTCGACCTTGGAATCCGGCTCCCTTTTCGTGTGTGGGATTGTCAAAAATCAAGTCAAATCCAACGATCGAACTTTTCGATAAATTGGCCAAGTTTAGGCTCTTGCTGGCAAGTTCCAAATGTGTCAAGTTACCATAACTTACATTACAAAATTTCAAATATACAAGTATATGAAATACGAGAGAAATTCTAAAAGCACCTTCAAGAAAATTAGCCCCCTACACTAACCTTTTTATATTTACTAGCCTTATAAGCGCGATGCATGTGAAGATATATGAACATTGGAAGGTCTCAGTTCATCCCTGATTTATATTGGACTAAGAGGGAGAAATAAAATATATTCAAATCACCTGATACAATCATACTTCACTATCACATCACAAATCCTCATACCAAATTAAAACATTACAAAATCTGATGCCAAAAATTGCAAGCACAATGCTGAAACTGCAGTCGAGATTTGGGAGTCGGGAGTCGATAATATCATGAACGGTTGAGAGGCCAGTAGCTTCCATTAGACATTAATTCATCGACCGTTCATCAAATAGTTTTCTTGCGATTGCAATTTCTGTGAGAAAAAATATAATTCATATTAAGAATAAGAACAAAATAACATTTCAAGTTAAAATTGTAAAGTTTATTCATATATGAGTGAAATGTTAATTCTATGTACAATAATAAGATAAAATTATGTACATACAAAtatttagaaaaaaataataaatttgaactacACTACGTACCTATAACAAAATCTAAGTATTATAACAAAAAAGAATCGGTAAAAAAGTTCATTTTCTCCGATATTTCTGTTAGTAAATATTCTATGTGATTATAATTGATTGCCTTTGATTGTAATTGATTATGTTAGTCAAAGTAATGTGTTAGCATGATTGACGTAATTTAGTTAGCAGAATAAACGCCATCATTGGCTCATTGTACAATGTATATATTACACATTCAAGAAATGGAAATGCTACGGAAATAATTTCTTTCAAGTCTAATTAATGGAAATGACAACATAGAATATTACTAATTAATGAGAATATATGCCCCGAAAATCAAAAACCGAAAACTAGCCGTCCTGATTACCCGAATATGCCCCTTCAAATTAAATGgaatacggatttttcatgaaatacccctcaattttcacgaaattcaccaaatgcccctcaactttcagaaattcaccaaatacccctcacctttaatataatacccaaactacccttactaatgacacgccgttagtccgccgttagcctacttttctaattcaccaaatgcccctacaatgtaacttatttcaccaaatacccctattttaaaatataattcaccaaattcccaaatgtaaaaattacctttttaaagcccaacggctagtttttttggattgaaaaatagccgtagcttattgttttagtataaataaccctgttctgagtgtttatttagtcaccaaattgttttgttgtagtttcatctcagttttgtgtcatgagttatcattcaaaatcatcatccacacataATGAGTCTATTACCTCTTGTTTTGCATGAATATAAGTTAAAATCACTACTcaaggaaaggaaaggaaaggaaaggaaaaaagggCCTCCATATTGCAGATAACCAATTGATATTACACTCTATTACCTCTAGTAATGGAGTATCATATTCCTGTTATCCAAGCACATAAGTGGGAAGAAAGTCATGTTCTTAATTTCGTTTCGTGGCCTCAAATAACCGTGAACCAAACACGCATCAAACTCATTAAGTGGTGTTAGTCTTTTGAGTAGAGTTTCATTTGGTTGGTCTTTTATTTTAGAGACATTCTCTTAATTGTATCGCTCTTTTCATATGCCACTCTATAAGAAATGTAAATAAGTAAATTGAGGCATTATATATTTGTATCAAGTGTATTGCTTGCATATACAAAGTACCAAGTAGTACTTGGCCTAACCTAGTTGTTGAGATTGTATCTTACAACCTCAAAGTTGTATTTTGGGGGTGAGGATTCCCTTCCCTTGAGTATCCTCTTATACTCAAGGGGCTTACTTATTAACTCGGGCCGAATAGTTCTAAACTGTAACATACCATTGCCACAGTATCTATCATCACACTGCCTTATATCTTCCATAGTCTCAACTCTCAAATGACTGGAAAGTTTTGGTGACTAAAACAATAAGCTACGGCTATTTTTCAATCCCAAAAAACTAGCCATTGGgctttaaaaaggtaatttttacatttgggcatttggtaaattatattttaaaataggggtatttggtgaaataagttacattgtaggggcatttggtgaattagaaaagtaggctaacggcggactaacggcggactaacgacgcgtcattagtaagggtagtttgggtattatattaaaggtgaggggcatttggtgaatttctgaaagttgaggggcatttggtgaatttcgtgaaaattgaggggtatttcatgaaaaatccgaatgGAATACTATTCGGCTATTCGCAATTTTTTGACGCAAGTTGGGAGGAGTACTTCTCGAGGACGACCTTCATTTGCGAATCCAGAATATTTCCCCAATTAAACGCCTCCATTCGACCATTCCTACACTTTTGGGCACCGGCCACTAACACATTcaaacttctttttttttttttttttgataagaaaCACATTCAAACTTCTTACACTTAAAAATAAACAACTTTTGGTACCAACTTAAAGTCGTAATTAACCCCAAACCCCGTGCCTAATTAGTTcctaatattaattaacaaacaCCGCGTCAGCCGTATAAATATCGCAACCACTGCCTTATTCCAAGCAACCCACCCCACCCTACCAGTAACCGAGCAGCAGAGAGTGTGAGTAttcctcattttctctctcctcatttttCCTCTACAAACTTAAATCTCATCATCAATGGCGCTCTctgaaaaccctagaaaatctcTGCTCCCATCCTTCCTTTACACATCCAAGGCGTTTGCAGGTCTTGACCAAGTCGTCGTTAACAAAATGACCTCCAACCCTAGCTTGTCGGAAAATGGTGGCGCCACCAGTTTTCTCATTCCGTCTCCCAGTGAGCCATCGAGGAAGATCGAGATGTACTCTCCTCAGTTTTATGCTGCTTGCACTGCTGGTGGAATTCTCAGCTGTGGTCTTACTCATATGGCTGTTACTCCTCTTGACCTTGTCAAATGTAATATGCAGGTATACAaatttttggttttgattttggattttgatgttTTGGTTTATGCTTTTCGTTGGATCTTTTGTTGATTTGTTGTAGATCTTTCAGATCTGCTGTTAAATGGATTTATTGTGGATTTATAAGAATTTTACATCTGATGTTTGTTGATGTGTGATCTGTATTTTGTATAGAATGAGGTGTGATTAGGCTTTACTCCGTAATTTTCTAGATTTGACGTCAAAAAAGGAATCAGATAGAAGTTGGAAATGAGTTTGTTCAATTTCGCTATGATTAAGCGTTCATTTTGCTTGTGATTGAGCTTAATTCAATTGTTTAAGATTAAGGTGAAATTTGCGTGTGATTTCTTGAAAGATTAAGAAAAATGTTTGGCTAAAGAAGTTTGACGAGACAAACAGGGCTCGAGCTCAAACCCACAGGTTCCGCCTTAACGGCCATGGCAGGGCTGTTTTTGGGGCAATTAGAAAAAAAAGTTGGAAgtgatttttttgattttgactAACTATGTCATATGTTATGTGTTGCTGTTTCGCTTGATGTGTCTTTGAGATGATAATCTGCGTTGTTAGTGTGGTCTTATATTTATGATTCAGAAGAGTTAAGATCAGAATTTTGGATAGAAGTGTGAGGGCAGTGTGGTTGTATACATGGAACCTGCTCTTAATCTGCCCTTAATTGAGATTTTATTCATTGACCCCTGTACTGGCTGTAAAAAGACCCTAGAGAAATCACCGGCCCTTGCTCTTTCATATTGTTTGTTAAATTGTGTACAAGTGATCGAATGAGTTGGTATTTTTGATTTTCAGATTGACCCAGTCAAGTACAAGAGCATCAGCTCTGGTTTCGGTATTTTGCTCAAGGAACAGGGAGCCAGGGGCTTCTTTAGGGGTTGGGTGCCTACGCTTTTGGGTTACAGTGCTCAGGGTGCTTGCAAATTCGGTTTCTATGAGTTCTTCAAGAAGTACTATTCTGACATTGCTGGCCCGGAGTATGCTGCCAAGTATAAGACATTGATTTACCTTGCTGGTTCAGCATCAGCTGAAGTTATCGCAGATATTGCCCTTTGCCCTATGGAGGCAGTAAAGGTTAGGGTGCAAACCCAACCTGGTTTTGCCAGAGGA
This Spinacia oleracea cultivar Varoflay chromosome 6, BTI_SOV_V1, whole genome shotgun sequence DNA region includes the following protein-coding sequences:
- the LOC110789672 gene encoding mitochondrial phosphate carrier protein 3, mitochondrial, which translates into the protein MALSENPRKSLLPSFLYTSKAFAGLDQVVVNKMTSNPSLSENGGATSFLIPSPSEPSRKIEMYSPQFYAACTAGGILSCGLTHMAVTPLDLVKCNMQIDPVKYKSISSGFGILLKEQGARGFFRGWVPTLLGYSAQGACKFGFYEFFKKYYSDIAGPEYAAKYKTLIYLAGSASAEVIADIALCPMEAVKVRVQTQPGFARGLSDGLPKFIKSDGIGGLYRGLGPLWGRQIPYTMMKFASFELVVEQLYKHAVPVPKSECSKPMQLGVSFAGGYIAGVFCAIVSHPADNLVSFLNNAKGATVGDAVKKMGLLGLCTRGLPLRIVMIGTLTGAQWGIYDAFKVFVGLPTTGGAAPPAATETAPVKV